GATCGGTACCCCGATGGCGAGCCCGACGTTCTGCGCGGCCTGGTCCTGGGCGGTCTGACGGGCCTCGTCCACCGAACGACCGATGGTGTTGTTGTACGTATTCGTCAAGCTGTCGAGGTACGTCTGCAGATCCGACCCCTGATCAGCCGTCGCGCTGGGGGCGGCTACACCTGTACCAGCCGCCGCAAACAAGGTCCCCAGCGACAACGAAGTCGCAGCCACCGCTCGAAGCGATGTATGACGAAGGCTCATATCGGCCTCCTTCCTGATGGCGCCATAGTATCGGGCCGGGCGATAAACCGACACTTACGTTTTTCTAAGCTATCGCCAATCCGGCCAGCAACGTGACAAAGCCTCAGTTCAGGAACACCGTCAGGCAGGCTCACAATGCTGTCGCGGCCGCCCTACCCGCGGCACGCCCGGAAAACAGACAGCCTCCCAGGAACGTGCCCTCCAACGCGTTGTACCCGTGCACGCCACCGCCGCCGAACCCGGCGACCTCCCCCGCCGCATACAGACCGTCGATCGGCTTGCCGTCCATTCCCACCGCCCGCGACGACAGATCGGTTTGGATGCCGCCGAGCGTTTTTCGGGTCAGGATATGCAGCTTCACCCCGATCAGCGGCCCCGCAGCCGGGTCGAGAATCCGGTGCGGCGCCGCGGTCCGGCCGATGCGGTCGCCGATGTAGCGACGAGAGTTGCGAATGCCTTGTACCTGAGCGTCTTTGGAGTACGGGTTTGCCATCTGCAGGTCGCGCGACTCAATCTGTCGGCGAATCAGCCCGGCATCCAGCAGCGGTTCGGCGGTGAGCGCATTCATCTTCGCCACCAGCTCGTCGAGGCCGTCGGCCACCACGAAGTCCGCTCCGTTGCGCTTGAAGGCCTCCACCGGCGCCGGCGCACCCTTGCTGAACAACCGCTCCTTGAGGAATCCGGCACGGTCCTTGCCGGTGATGTCGGGGTTCTGCTCGGAACCCGACAGGGCGAACTCCCGCTCGATCATCTTCTGAGTCAGGATGAACCAGCTGTGGTCATACCCCGCGATCTCCGGGGTGGTGCGCAGATAGCGCAGCGTGCCCAGGGTGTCGTAGCCGGGCAGGTACGGCTGGGGCAGCCGCCGCCCCAGTGCGTCGAACCACATCGATGACGGTCCCGGCAGAATCCTGATGGCATGTTCGGGCCAGATCGGTGCCCAGTTCTGCACACCTTCGGTGTAGTGCCACATCCGGTCTCGGTTGACCAGTCGCACGCCGGAGCCGGCGGCGATGTCGAGCATCCGGCCGTCGACGTAGGCCGGTACCCCGGTGATCATCGACGCGGGCGGTGTTCCCATCCGCTCCGGCCAATAGCGCCGGACGATGTCGTGGTTCCCCCCGATACCGCCGGTGGTCACGATCACAGCCTGAGCCTGAAACTCAAAGTCGCCCAAGCGGTCCCGGTTCGACGGTGCACCGCGTGGTGCGTCGTCGGGCGCCAGCACCGCGCCCCGCACGCCGGTTGCGGCACCGTCCGCGATGACAAGTTCGTCGACCCGGTGCCGGTGCCGGAACGTCACCAGGCCGCGCTCGGCGGCAGCCAGTGCGGAGTTGACGAACGGCTCGACCACGCCGGTGCCGGTGCCCCAGGCGACGTGGAAGCGCGGCACCGAATTGCCGTGCCCGTCGGCGCGGAGGTCACCCCGCTCAGCCCAGCCGACGGTCGGCAGGAACGTGATGCCGTGCCCCAGCAGCCAGGAGCGTTTCTCACCGGCGGCGAATTCGACGTAGGCGCGGGCCCACCGCACCGCCCAACTGTCCTCATCGTCGACCCGGTCGAATTGCGCACTTCCGGACCAGTCACCCCAGGCGAGCTCGAGACTGTCCTTGACGCCCAGCCGACGCTGCTCGGGGGTGTCGACCAAGAACAGGCCACCGAACGACCAGAACGCCTGCCCGCCGAGGTTGGCCTGGTTCTCCTGGTCGAGCAGCAGCACCTTTTTACCGCGGCTGGTCAGTTCGTGGGTGGCGACCAAACCGGCCAGGCCGGCGCCGATCACGATGACGTCTGCGTCCATTTGATCTGAACCCTTCGGTGTCGACAGAGGATTATCGTCCCCCCATGACGGAAATCAGTTTCGATCGGTGGTACCGGCCACTGGCTGCTCCGCTGGGTTTGGGCCCCGGTCGCTGCGACGTCTCGGTCGCCGGCGGGATCCTGCACGTGTCGATGGGCTGGGGTTTCTCGGCCGACATTCCACTGGCGTCGATCACCGATGCCAAGCCGGCGAAGGGGCCTTTTCTCGGGTGGGGGGTGCACGGCTGGCGGGGCCGATGGCTGGTGAACGGCTCGTCGAAAGGCGTCGTCGAACTGAGCATCGATCCCCCGGTGCAGGCCAAGGTGGTCGGAGTGCCGACAACGCTGCGATCTCTACTCGTCAGTGTCACCGACCCCGATGCCCTCATCTCCGCTTGCTCATACAAGTAAAACCGCAACTGGAGTGACCCACGGGGTTTAGCTCCTCGCCTCTGCGGGGACAAGCTTTCAGTGACGCTTGCTCCCATAGTTGTAGAACCGCGCCTCCCCGAAGCTCGTGGGCCGGTATCGATGGCCGTCCTCGAGCTTCTCACCGAACGTGCGCCGCGCAACTATCTGCAGCGGATCGAAGCATCGCTCCATGACTCCGATCCTTACGGCATCGACATCCAGCTTGCGCTCTACGTCTGCTACGAGCTGCACTACCGCGGGTTTGCCGGAGTCGATCCCGGTTGGGAGTGGAACCCGGGCCTTCTGTATCTGCGCGCCCAACTCGAAGAGACGTTCATGACCGCTGTGCAGCGCGATGTCGGTGACATCGGTCCCGAAGACACGGCCGACGCCGAGATGGCGAAGCTGACGATCGAACCGGCCGACGGCACGGGCCCGTCCTACTATCTGCGCAGCACGGGCACCTGGGAGCAGATGCAGGAGTACTTCGTGCATCGCTCGCTCTACCACCTCAAGGAGGGCGACCCGCACGCGTGGGCCATCCCCCGGTTGACCGGACTTGCCAAGTCGGCCTTTGTGGCCATCGAGTTCGACGAATTCGGCGGTGGCAGAAGCGATCACGCGCACCAGCAGCTCTTCGCGGACCTGATGGTCGCAGCCGGCCTGGACGCGAGCTACCTCGGCTACATCGACGCGGTGCCCGCCGCATCGCTGACCGTGGTGAACCTGATGTCGATGTTCGGACTGCACCGTGCGTATCGGGGCGCTGCCATCGGGCACTTCGCCTCCACCGAGATCACCTCGTCGCCGGGATCGCGCCGACTGGTTGATGCCATGGAGCGCATGGGTGCGCCGGACACGTGCGCACAGTTCTACCGTGAGCATGTGGAGGCTGACGCCGTGCACGAGCAGGTGGTCCGCACCGACGTCGTGGGCGATCTGGTGAGCCGGGAGCCGGCGCTGGAGCGGGATGTCATCCTCGGAATCCGGGCCCACCTGATGGTGGAGGACCGGCTCGCCGATCACCTGATGCGATGCTGGACCAGCGGGCGCAGCTCGCTACGCCGGCCGCTGAGTAGCTGACGACTCGCCGTCGCCGGTACGCCGGCGACGGCGATGACTGGTGTCGCACAGCGGATAGGTCTTGCTGCGCTTGCACATACAGATCGCGACCATGAAGCGGTCGGACTCGACGACTGAGCCGTCGGGCATCTCGATCCGCACCGGCCCCTGCACCATCATGGGGCCCGCGTCGACGATCCGGATCACCCGGGGTTCGTTGTCGCTCACCGCTTTTCCGCGCGAATCACCACGATTTCCTCCTCCCGCCGACCACGCGGCAGCATACCGATCTTCTCCATCCAGGACGCTCGAGCACTCAGCACCGGCCCGAACGGAATGATCTGGCTGAGAACCACGTCCGCGCTCAGCCCTGCGCCGCGCAAGCGGCTCAGCGACTGCTCGGTGTCCGAGAACTCGGACTGCACGATGAGCATCGTTCCGGTCTTGCTGAGCAGTTCGGCCGCCGAGTCACACAGTGGATCCAGCACCTGGCGGCCGTCGGCGCCGGCATTCCAGGCCGTCGGCGGCCCCACTTGCGCGGAGATCTCCTCGAGGTGAGCGTCGGGACTCGTTGGCACATAAGGCGGATTGGAGACCACGAGATCGAAGGGACCTTCCGCGAGGGCATCTCCCCAGGTTCCCAGCCGCGTGTCGACGCCGACGCCGGCTTCATCGGCATTGTCGGTCGCGCATCGAACCGCCTTGGGGCAGATGTCGAATGCGGTGACACTGCGAGCTCCCAATTGCGCGGCAGCGATCGCGATCACACCGCTTCCGGTGCAGAGATCGACGACACGACGGCCGGAGACAGCGCCGGTGAGGGTCATGGCTTCGATGAGCAGTTGCGAATCCTGTTGTGGCGCATATACGCCAGGAACACTTCCAACCGAACTTTCAAGGTCGGGGTAGAGAATGGTCAACATTGGCCTTTCGACAGTTGATCGCGCCCGTGTTTTCTCACCGCGCTGCGGAAGAAATGCCCGATTACAGGGGCGTTAAACCCGCTGATGGGTTTGCCCGCGTCACCGACCGGGAAGGCCGTTCGGTGTGAAAGCTTCCGATCTTGCAGCCTTACCCATCGCCGCCGGCGCGGCCCTGCGCCAGCGTCGCCTCTTCCATCCCAGCGGGGTGTTGGCCAACGGCACGATCGAACGGTTGTCGCCACCGAATGAAGGCCTGCCGATCGAATCCGGGGACGTCGTCGGCCGTATCTCCAAGGCGGTGGGCACCCCCGGCGCCCTGCCGGACGCCGCGGGGTTGGCCTGGCGGATGTCCCCTGCCCCGTTCGCGGCCACCCCGTGGGACGTCTTGCTGGTGTCAGCGGGTTTCGGATCGAGCGCGATGGTGCCCAACCGGGTGGCATTGCGCGCGGTGACATCGTGGTCGGAGGCCGTGTACTCGAGTCTGCTGCCGCTGCGATACGAGGACGAGCTGTGGTGGATTCGCGCTCGTCTGACCACACCTGTCGGCGGTTCGGGATTGTCGTTGCGGGCGGTGCATCAACGGATCAACGGCGACGGTGTCGACTTCGACATCGAGCAGGCGTGCGGCGGCGGCGAATTCACGCCGCTGGCCGCCCTGCGGCTCACCGAGGTGGTGCCGCTGGCCAAGCACGCCGAGCGTGACATCTCCTTCGACCCGGTCCGGCACAGCGCACCGGAAGTCCGGGTCTGGCCCGAATGGTTGCGGAACTTCCGGGCCCTGGCGTACCGCAGCAGCCGCGAAGGACGCGACGGCGAGTCCTAGTCGGGCGGCTCCTGGTCGGGGGACTCGGCGACGTCAGGGGCCAGCTCGCGGGTGGCCATCCCGCCTTGGCCGCCCTTATCCGTGGGACCGGGCCGGCCACCGCGCGGCTCGTCCTGGTGGTCGTCGGTGTAGTCGGCGTGGTCTTCTTCATCCGAGGTGCGGTCGGTCATGACCACCGGGATTACCCCCGCGCCATGCGTTTCAACCCGTCGGTGGGGCGTATCACGCCGGCCCCACCTGTTCGGCACCAAACACCGAGTGGAATAGGGGATTTGCGATCAGTTGGCCGCGTCGCGCAGCTTCGCCAACAGCGGTTCGGCCGCCTTCGCCAGGAACTCGTCCTGCCCCTCGTCACCGATCTGCACGAGTGCGATGTCGGTGAATCCGGCTTCCCAGTACGCCCTGACCGATTCGACGATGGCGTCCAGGTCAGGCCCGCACGGAATGCTGTCAGCGACGTCCTGCGGTCTGACGAACTGGGTGGCGCCCGCGAATCCGGCCGGGGTGGGCAGGTCGGCGTTGACATCCCAGCCGCCGCCGAACCAGCGGAACTGGTCGTGCGCGCGCTGGATGGCGGCGTCGCGGTCGGTGTCCCAGCACACCGGGATCTGCCCGATGACCCGGCCGCCGCCGGCCAGACCGGTGGCCCGGCGAGCCCCGTGCCAGGAGTCGACCAGTTTGCCGTCGGGTTCCACGGCGATCAGGTGGTCGCTTGCGGCCGCAAAGGCCTCCACGGAACGCTCGCCCGACATCGCGACGCCGATGGTGACCGGCTCGTCGGGGACGTCCCATATCCGTGCCGAATCGACTTCGAAGTATTCGCCCTTGTGGTCGACGAGTTCACCGCTCAACAGCTCGCGGATCACCACGATCGCCTCTTTGAGCATGTCCTGGCGCCGCTGGATCGTCGGCCATCCCTTGCCGACGACGTGTTCGTTGAGGTTCTCACCCGAGCCCAGACCGAGGGTGAATCGCCCGTCGGCCAGGATCTGCAGGGTCGCGGCCTGCTGCGCGACCACAGCGGGGTGGTAGCGCATCGTCGGGCACGTCACGTACGTGTAGAGCGCCACCCGCTCGGTCGCGTGGGCGACCGCGCCGAGCGTCGTCCAGGCGTTGGGGGCGTGCCCTTGGGATGTCAGCCAGGGCGAGAAGTGGTCACTGGAGACTTCGAAGTCGAAGCCCGCTTGTTCAGCCGAAACAGCGTAGCGCACAAGGTCTTTGGGCCCGCTCTGCTCGGTCATCAGGGTGTATCCGAAGCGCGTCATGCGCGTCGAGTACCCCGACGCCGGAGAGCGAAACGACTACAAGCGCGCTTTGACCGCCGCGGACAGCCGCGACCCGTCGGCCTTGCCCGCGGCGATCGCGTTGGCCGCCTTCATCACCAGACCCATCTGCTTGGTCGACGGGCGTTCACCGATCTCCTCCGCGACCTGTGCGATCGCGGTGTCGGCCACATCGGCCACCTCGGCGTCGGTCAGCGGGGTCGGCAGGTACTCGTCGATGATCCGGGCCTCGGCGTGTTCCTCGGCGGCCAGCTCGCCGCGCCCGTTCTGGGTGTAGATCTCGGCGGACTCGCTGCGCTTCTTGGACTCCCTCGCGAGGACTTTCAGCACCTCCTCGTCGGAGAGGTCGCGCGCCTGCTTGCCCGAGACCTCCTCGGTCTGGATCGCCGCGAGCAGCAGCCGCAGCGTCGCGGTACGCAACTTGTCCTGGGTCTTCATCGCTTCGGTGAGGTCTGATCTCAGCCGGTCCTTGAGCTCCGCCATGGCGCAAACGCTACGCGCCCGGGATGGCGGGGACGTTGAGAAATACTTCGCCGCTCGACAGGATGGGCTGATGAGCTACGACGTCGGGGACGTTCGCCGGTGACGGTACCGCCTGCCGGACCTCCAGGACCGCCGCCGGGATGGCCTGGTCAACCGCACTTCCCGCCGCCCGGATATCCCTCGCCGGGTTACCCACCGCCCGGCTATCCACCGCCCGGCTATCCCCCGCCTGGTTACCCACCGCCCGGGTACGGGCCGCCGGGCTATCCCCCGCCGGGCTACCCACCGCCGGGTTACGGCCCTCCTGGATTCCCGCCGCCCGGCTACGGCCCCCAGCTGCCGATGGCGGCAAAGCCCGGCATCATTCCGCTGCGGCCGCTGTCGCTCAGCGACATCTTCAACGGCGCTGTCGGGTACATCCGGGCCAACCCGAAGGCCACGCTGGGTCTGACGACGGTCGTCGTGGTGATCACTCAGGCGCTCGCGCTGATCCTGCAGTTGGGTCCGCTGCTCTCGATGGGCAAGGTGGGCGCCCAGACCGGTGAGGAGCTGTCCACGCCGGCGTTGGTGGGCTCCGCGGCGTCCAGTGTGACCAGCGGGCTGACCACCGCCCTGGCCGGAATTCTGCTGTCCGGCATGCTCACCGTCGTCGTGGGCCGTGCGGTCTTCGGCACGAAGATCACCGTCGGCGAGGCGTGGCAGCGTCTCCGCGGCAGGCTGTGGGCATTGATCGGGTTCAGTGCCCTCGAGGTCCTCGCGGTCCTGCTGTTGGTGGGGGTGGTCGCGGCGGTCATCGCCGGTGTCGCGGTGGCCGGCAACGGCACCGCTGCGGTGATCATCGGCATTCCGCTGGTGCTCGGGTTGATCGCTGCGCTGGTCTACCTCTACACCGCGCTGTCATTCGCGCCGGCCGCCGTCGTACTCGAGCGCAAACCGATCGTGGCATCAATCCGGCGCTCGTTTGGCTTGGTAAGCAACCACTTCTGGCGCATCTTCGGCATCCGGCTGCTCGCCTCGGTGGTGGCCGGGGTCATCGCCGGAGCGGTCGCCGTCCCGTTCAGCATCGCCGGGCAGGTGTTCCTCCTCGGAGCGGACTCCTCGGGGCCGATCATCCTCGCCACCACGTTGACCGCCGTCGGGGGTGCGATCGCGCAGATCATCGTCGCACCGTTCACCGCAGGGGTGACGGTGCTGCTGT
This is a stretch of genomic DNA from Mycobacterium sp. ELW1. It encodes these proteins:
- a CDS encoding LLM class F420-dependent oxidoreductase — protein: MTRFGYTLMTEQSGPKDLVRYAVSAEQAGFDFEVSSDHFSPWLTSQGHAPNAWTTLGAVAHATERVALYTYVTCPTMRYHPAVVAQQAATLQILADGRFTLGLGSGENLNEHVVGKGWPTIQRRQDMLKEAIVVIRELLSGELVDHKGEYFEVDSARIWDVPDEPVTIGVAMSGERSVEAFAAASDHLIAVEPDGKLVDSWHGARRATGLAGGGRVIGQIPVCWDTDRDAAIQRAHDQFRWFGGGWDVNADLPTPAGFAGATQFVRPQDVADSIPCGPDLDAIVESVRAYWEAGFTDIALVQIGDEGQDEFLAKAAEPLLAKLRDAAN
- a CDS encoding HemK2/MTQ2 family protein methyltransferase, giving the protein MLTILYPDLESSVGSVPGVYAPQQDSQLLIEAMTLTGAVSGRRVVDLCTGSGVIAIAAAQLGARSVTAFDICPKAVRCATDNADEAGVGVDTRLGTWGDALAEGPFDLVVSNPPYVPTSPDAHLEEISAQVGPPTAWNAGADGRQVLDPLCDSAAELLSKTGTMLIVQSEFSDTEQSLSRLRGAGLSADVVLSQIIPFGPVLSARASWMEKIGMLPRGRREEEIVVIRAEKR
- a CDS encoding CDGSH iron-sulfur domain-containing protein, whose amino-acid sequence is MSDNEPRVIRIVDAGPMMVQGPVRIEMPDGSVVESDRFMVAICMCKRSKTYPLCDTSHRRRRRTGDGESSATQRPA
- a CDS encoding iron-containing redox enzyme family protein, with the translated sequence MTLAPIVVEPRLPEARGPVSMAVLELLTERAPRNYLQRIEASLHDSDPYGIDIQLALYVCYELHYRGFAGVDPGWEWNPGLLYLRAQLEETFMTAVQRDVGDIGPEDTADAEMAKLTIEPADGTGPSYYLRSTGTWEQMQEYFVHRSLYHLKEGDPHAWAIPRLTGLAKSAFVAIEFDEFGGGRSDHAHQQLFADLMVAAGLDASYLGYIDAVPAASLTVVNLMSMFGLHRAYRGAAIGHFASTEITSSPGSRRLVDAMERMGAPDTCAQFYREHVEADAVHEQVVRTDVVGDLVSREPALERDVILGIRAHLMVEDRLADHLMRCWTSGRSSLRRPLSS
- a CDS encoding FAD-binding dehydrogenase, with the protein product MDADVIVIGAGLAGLVATHELTSRGKKVLLLDQENQANLGGQAFWSFGGLFLVDTPEQRRLGVKDSLELAWGDWSGSAQFDRVDDEDSWAVRWARAYVEFAAGEKRSWLLGHGITFLPTVGWAERGDLRADGHGNSVPRFHVAWGTGTGVVEPFVNSALAAAERGLVTFRHRHRVDELVIADGAATGVRGAVLAPDDAPRGAPSNRDRLGDFEFQAQAVIVTTGGIGGNHDIVRRYWPERMGTPPASMITGVPAYVDGRMLDIAAGSGVRLVNRDRMWHYTEGVQNWAPIWPEHAIRILPGPSSMWFDALGRRLPQPYLPGYDTLGTLRYLRTTPEIAGYDHSWFILTQKMIEREFALSGSEQNPDITGKDRAGFLKERLFSKGAPAPVEAFKRNGADFVVADGLDELVAKMNALTAEPLLDAGLIRRQIESRDLQMANPYSKDAQVQGIRNSRRYIGDRIGRTAAPHRILDPAAGPLIGVKLHILTRKTLGGIQTDLSSRAVGMDGKPIDGLYAAGEVAGFGGGGVHGYNALEGTFLGGCLFSGRAAGRAAATAL
- a CDS encoding phosphodiesterase, coding for MKASDLAALPIAAGAALRQRRLFHPSGVLANGTIERLSPPNEGLPIESGDVVGRISKAVGTPGALPDAAGLAWRMSPAPFAATPWDVLLVSAGFGSSAMVPNRVALRAVTSWSEAVYSSLLPLRYEDELWWIRARLTTPVGGSGLSLRAVHQRINGDGVDFDIEQACGGGEFTPLAALRLTEVVPLAKHAERDISFDPVRHSAPEVRVWPEWLRNFRALAYRSSREGRDGES
- a CDS encoding GatB/YqeY domain-containing protein; this encodes MAELKDRLRSDLTEAMKTQDKLRTATLRLLLAAIQTEEVSGKQARDLSDEEVLKVLARESKKRSESAEIYTQNGRGELAAEEHAEARIIDEYLPTPLTDAEVADVADTAIAQVAEEIGERPSTKQMGLVMKAANAIAAGKADGSRLSAAVKARL